TGGACGTCATCCTGCGCGGAGAACAGCAGCACTCCGCCCAGGTCCACCAGCGGCACGGGCGAAGCGCTTCCGGTGCCGGGCTGGATGTCCCGGACCAGCACGGTGCCCGCTTCCGTCCCGTCGCTCGTCCACAGCTCCGTCCCGTGGGTGTCATCGGTGGCGCTGAAGAAGAGCTCTCCGTTCGAAGTCTTCAGGCTCGAAGGATTGGAGCCCGTCGCGCCTGGGAAGATGTCCTTGAGGCGCCGAGTTCCGTCGGGAGTGCCGTCCGTCACCCACGGCTCCCGGCCGGACGTGCCGTCGTCCGCGGTGAAGAAGACGCGCGAGCCCAGCGCCACCGGGGTAATGGGAAGGGCGCCCCCTGCTCCCGGTTGGATGTCCTTGAGGAGAAAGGTACCCGCGGGCGTCCCATCGCTCCGCCACAGCTCGATGCCGTGGGTGCCGTCGTCCAGCGAGACGTAGAGCACTCCATTCAGCACCACCGACGCGATCACCGAGAAGCTCGAGTTGGGACCCGGACGGATGTCCTTCACCAGCGTGGTGCCGTTCGCGGTGCCATCGCTCCGCCACAGCTCATGGCCCGTGGTGCCGTTGTTGGCGAAGAACAGCAGCGTGCCATTCACGTCGCGCAGCCCGGAGAACGAGGCGCCGGGAGCGTTTCTCCCCGGGTAGATGTCCTTCACCAGCACGGTGCCGTTCGGGGTGCCGTCGCTCTTCCACAGTTCCTGGCCCGTGGTGCCATCGTCGGCGACGAAGAACAGCGTTCCATTGACCGCCGTCAGCCCCTCGGGACGGGAGTCGCCCGATGGATTGATGTTCTTCACGAGGACCGTGCCGGCTTCGGTGCCATCGCTCTTCCACAGCTCATCCCGCGAGAAGAACACCGTGTTTCCCACGCGGGTCAGGTTCCGGGGCTCGCTGTAGGACCCCTGCGGCCAGGGGCCGCCCAGGCGCATCGTTCCGCCCTCGGTCCCGTCGCTCTTCCACAGCTCGTAGTAGGACGACGTTCCGGTGGAGGCCGTGAAGAGCAGCGAGCTTCCCAGGCGCACCGGGTTGCTGGGAGAGGCGCTGGCGTCACCAGGCCGGAAGTCCTTCACCAGGGAGACCGGCGCCTCCAGCCGCTGGCGGGTGGAGACCGGTATGGGCGCGGCCTCCTCCTGCGTTCGTGTATCGCCACAGCCCACCCCGACAAGCACCGCCAGACTCCAGCCCCACCGCCAAAGACATCCATTCCGCATGGGTTTGTGTTCCCCCTGGACGCGGCCGGACGGCCTCCAAGAGCCACCCCTGACCGCGCCTGGAAGCATCTACTCCGAATGTTGACCTCGGGACAATGCTGCCTGAAACACCAGACAAGCGCGTTATCATGGATTGTCTGTTTGTTTTGGCTGCCCAAGGACCGCGAAGGGGCGGGGAGGGACGAGGGGTCCTCCCCGCACTCCGGGTTCAACCTACTGACACGACGCCGGATACGAAGGCGTGATGACGGTCTGTCCTGACTCCGTGAGGGTCAGGACGGAACCCTCCGTGGCGCCGGTCACGGCCTTCGCCGTGGCGGTGAAGCCCGTCGTTCCGTCCAGCGTGACCTTGTAGATGAACCGGCAGCCCGCCACCCAGGACGCGTCCGGGACGGCGGCGCGGGTGCCATTCGAGCACCCCTCCGGCACGAAGCCGATCAGCGGCAGGTTCGTGGAGTAATTATCCCTCTCCGCGAAGTGCGCCTGCTCCGCCACGTGGATGGAGGCCAGGTTGCTCCGGGCCTCCCGCAGCTGGGCCTCGCAGGTGAAGGATTGCGGCGGCAGGCACTCCGCGGAGTCCACGTCGCGGCGCACACCCTGGCGCTCCAGCCAGAAGAGGCGGCCGGAGACGGGGTGGGTGCCAATCTGGAGGGTGATGCCCGCGGACGGCGTCCCCGCCACGCCCTGCGCCACCGCCGTGAAGCCCGGCGAGGGATGCGGCGTGATGCCAGTGACCTTGTAGGAGAAGTTGCACCCGGACACCCAGCCCGCTCCCGGCACGGGGGCGCGGCTGCCGTTCGGACACGCCGCGGGCGCGAAGCCGGCGCTGCCGAGGTTCAGCGTGAAGACATCATTCTCTCCGAAATACCCAGACTCCGCCGCGAAGAGCGACCGCAGCTCGCGGATGGCCTCGCATTCCACCGTGCCGCAATCCACCGGGGTCCCCACGTCCGCCCAGGCGGTCGCGGACAGGCCTGTCATTCCCAGGCACAGCATGGACAGCCACTGCTTCAGGTTCTGCTTCATGAGGCGAGAGCTCCTTCTCGGGAAAAGTCGCGCCTTGGACACGCGCGCCCTGTCACCGGTTCCGCTCGCCTGTCAGGTCCAGGTGCCTGTCTTCGTGTTGTTCGTACACGAAGATTTTCGGGAGAGGGACATGTCGCTGAAGGGGATTGCGCAGGAGACGGTGGGAATCGTGGAGCGGGGGGAGTACGTGGCGCCGTCCGGGCGGCCCGTGCTGTTCCGGGAGCAGGTGGAAGGCGCCCTGCGAGGGACGGTGCTCTACCGGCCCGAAGACTTCGCGCGGCTGCCCCGGCCCGAGCCACGCGCGGGAGGCTCCGCGCTTCGTATCGAAGTCACGCCAGAGAAGACCGGCGCCGCGTCGCGCCGCTGCGTGGAGGTGGACGGCGTGGCGGACGTCGTCGCGCTCAACTTCGCGTCCGCGAAGAATCCAGGCGGCGGCTTCCTGGGCGGAGCGAAGGCGCAGGAAGAGGACCTGGCGCGCTGCTCGGCGCTCTATCCATGTCTGCTCACGCAGCGCGACTACTACGACGCCAACCGTGCGGAGTCCTCGCCGCTGTACACGGACCACGTCATCTATTCGCCCCAGGTGCCCTTCTTCCGCGACGAGGGGCTCACGCTGCTGGAGAAGCCCTTCCAGGTATCCCTCATCACCGCGCCCGCGCCCAACGCCGGCTCGGCCGAGCGGAATGCGCCGCACCTGTTGCCCCGCATGCGAGAGGAACTGCACGCGCGGGCCCTCAAGGTGCTCCAGGTGGCGGCGCACCACGGGCACCGCACGCTGGTGCTGGGCGCGTGGGGCTGCGGTGCCTTCCGCAACAATCCGCACGACGCGGCGGATGCGTTTGCTCGCGCCCTGGATGCGTTCCCCGGCGTCTTCGAGCGCGTGGTGTTCGCGGTGTGGGAGCGGGGAGGGGATGGGCCCAACCTGCGGGCCTTCCGCGAGCGGTTCGCCTGACACGACTCGGACCTTCGTTCAATGACAGCCTCCCAGTCGCAGTCGTGCCGGCCTCCGGGTGAGGGGCATGGCTTGTGCGGATGTCCGGGACTTGGCTAGAAGTCCGCCCCTTATGTTCCGAAAGTCTTTGTCCCTCATGCTTCTCCTTGGCACGCCCATCCCTTGTCCAACGGCAACATCGTCGTGCAGGACACCCTGGGGGTGACGTCGCTGGACGGCGACGGACAGGAGCGCTGGTCGTTGCCCGTCGGTTCCACGTCGAAGCTGGTCGTCACCAGCGACTGGCACATCTCGTTGCTGCACTCCACCGGGACGGTGACCCAGTACGACGGCGACGGGCGGTCGCGGTGGACGTTCACTCCTCAGGTTGGCTCGAGCGGGCAGCACATGGCGGCGGACGCCTTCGGTAACACCTATGTATTGCTGACGCAGGGGAACTTTGACACCGGGGTGGCGCTGAAGCTCATCTCGCTGTCTCGCGAGGGCGTCGAGCGGTGGAGCACCGTCATCAGTGAAGCGCCGATCAACATCGCCTTGGGGTTGGGCGTCATGGGGGATGGGAGCTCCGTCTACGTGGGGGCCGTCGCGTACAACCGGGGCGCCGGTCCGCAGGAGCTGGTGTTCGTGAAGAGCTACGTCCGGAAGCTCAATCCCGCTGGGGTTGCGCTGTGGACGAAGGAGGGCAGCTTCGGCACCGTGTCCTTCACCCCCTCGGGAGAGAGGGTCAACGTCAACAACATCGGCACTCCTCCAGGAGGCTTCGAGGCCACGTGGGTGGACTCCGATGGGAACGTGCTGTGGAAGACGCAGACGTCCCCCAACAAGGGGCCGGGCATGGTCGACACACACGTCTTCCCCTCCAACTTCAACCTCGTCCCCCGGCTGCTCGTCGGTGGCCACGAGCAGGGGCCCAGCACCGAGCTCTACTCGTACGGCCGGGGCTGGTTCGCCGATATGGGCGACAGGACGAAGCTGACTCCGGGGCCCATCACTTACATCGACTCGCGGGATGGAAGTGGGGCCTGGGTCAGCACCCTTGCCTTCGCGGACCTCGCCCTGCATGTGGTGGTGGGCGGCGGCTTCGGCACCCCGGGTGAACCGAAGGGGGGCTTCATTCGCCTGTACGACCCCCGCACGCTCTCCACGGCGCGCTGACGCCCTGACTGAAGCCAGACAGACGGGGCGTGGCGCCTGAAATGCCCCGGGCATCCGGCGCTAGGCTGGCCGGCATGGATTCCCCGCCCGAGGCCGACCTCTCCACCGATGAACTCTTCGCCCGCACGCTCCAGGGCGGAGAGGAGGACGAGGGCGCGTGGCGGGCCATCT
This DNA window, taken from Corallococcus coralloides DSM 2259, encodes the following:
- a CDS encoding TIGR02452 family protein, whose amino-acid sequence is MSLKGIAQETVGIVERGEYVAPSGRPVLFREQVEGALRGTVLYRPEDFARLPRPEPRAGGSALRIEVTPEKTGAASRRCVEVDGVADVVALNFASAKNPGGGFLGGAKAQEEDLARCSALYPCLLTQRDYYDANRAESSPLYTDHVIYSPQVPFFRDEGLTLLEKPFQVSLITAPAPNAGSAERNAPHLLPRMREELHARALKVLQVAAHHGHRTLVLGAWGCGAFRNNPHDAADAFARALDAFPGVFERVVFAVWERGGDGPNLRAFRERFA